A single window of Vibrio sp. HB236076 DNA harbors:
- the bamA gene encoding outer membrane protein assembly factor BamA, whose translation MAIKRLFLSTLLATSVSAYGAPGFVIQDIKIEGLQRVALGAALLKMPVRVGDTLEPSDVSDIIRSLYSSGNFENVEVFQDEGTLLVKVQERPTIASISFSGNKAIKEEQLKQNLEASGVREGDALDRTTLSKIEKGLEDFYYSVGKYNASVKAVVTPLPRNRSDLKFVFTEGVSAKIQQINFIGNQAFSDEDLIDRFDLNVDVPWWNFLANEKYQKQVLAGDLENLESFYHNRGYVKFRIKSTEVSISPDKKGVYITLVLDEGDIYTVDKVTFNGNLIGEEKTFAALNTLNKGDVYDGSQVTSLEENVKKVLGEAGYAYPKVSTTPTIDDETKQVSLTVNVDPGKRMYVRDVRFSGNTVTEDEVLRREMRQMEGAWLNAKSVEAGKSRLDRLGYFEKVDVKTTRVPGTEDQVDVVYDVKEANSGSINFGVGYGTDSGVSFQVGLTQDNFLGTGNDVGISFTTNDYQQNITLSYTDPYWTLDGVSLGGKIFYNKYESSEDGIVDYTNESYGTSLTWGFPVDELNRLDFGVGYKHNKIGNLTPYIQIEKFLAAQASNIDSNGTLNTDDFTLTLGWTRNNLNRGYFPTAGNYQKASARVSVPGSDVEYFKLQYDVKQYFPLTQKQDYTLLLRGRLGYGNGYGSNGDNDNLFPFYENFYAGGFSTLRGFSSNTAGPKAVYHDTSSSNNGDYEATDDSVGGNATALASAEIFFPTPFVSEEAQSQVRTSVFYDMASVWDTEFDVDSVDYGTKYYYDYSDPTKYRSSVGVALQWVSPMGPLVFSLAKPIKSYAGDDEEFFSFTIGQTF comes from the coding sequence ATGGCAATTAAACGACTTTTTTTATCGACGTTGCTCGCAACCAGTGTCAGTGCCTACGGTGCACCGGGCTTTGTAATACAAGATATCAAAATTGAAGGGCTACAACGCGTCGCTCTCGGTGCTGCACTATTAAAAATGCCGGTACGAGTGGGCGATACTTTAGAGCCATCGGATGTCTCGGACATTATCCGCTCCTTGTACAGCTCGGGAAACTTTGAAAATGTCGAAGTTTTTCAAGACGAAGGCACTTTATTGGTCAAGGTTCAAGAGCGCCCGACCATTGCGAGTATCTCGTTTTCTGGTAACAAAGCGATTAAAGAAGAGCAGCTTAAGCAAAACCTCGAAGCATCAGGGGTTCGCGAAGGCGACGCGTTAGATCGCACGACATTATCAAAAATCGAAAAGGGATTGGAAGACTTTTACTACAGCGTTGGTAAATACAATGCCAGTGTCAAAGCGGTGGTGACGCCTTTACCTCGCAATCGCTCTGATCTTAAATTTGTCTTTACCGAAGGCGTGTCAGCGAAAATCCAGCAAATCAACTTTATCGGCAACCAAGCGTTTAGCGATGAAGATCTGATTGATCGTTTTGATCTTAACGTCGATGTGCCGTGGTGGAACTTCCTAGCCAATGAAAAGTACCAAAAGCAGGTGTTGGCGGGCGATCTGGAAAACCTAGAGTCGTTTTACCACAACCGCGGTTACGTGAAATTTCGCATTAAATCAACCGAAGTCTCAATCTCACCTGACAAAAAAGGGGTCTACATTACCCTAGTCTTAGATGAGGGCGATATTTATACGGTGGATAAAGTGACGTTTAACGGCAACTTGATCGGTGAAGAAAAGACCTTTGCAGCATTAAACACGCTGAACAAAGGCGATGTTTACGACGGGTCACAAGTTACCTCACTCGAAGAAAACGTTAAAAAAGTCTTGGGTGAAGCCGGGTATGCGTATCCGAAAGTCAGCACCACACCGACTATCGATGACGAGACCAAACAAGTGTCTTTGACCGTTAATGTTGACCCAGGCAAACGCATGTATGTACGCGATGTTCGCTTTAGTGGTAATACCGTCACCGAAGACGAAGTTCTGCGCCGTGAAATGCGTCAAATGGAAGGGGCATGGCTCAACGCAAAATCCGTTGAAGCGGGCAAGTCTCGACTCGATCGCTTGGGGTATTTTGAAAAAGTTGATGTCAAAACAACGCGGGTACCGGGCACTGAGGATCAGGTTGACGTGGTTTACGATGTCAAAGAAGCGAACTCTGGCAGTATTAACTTTGGCGTTGGCTACGGTACGGACTCTGGCGTGTCGTTCCAAGTGGGTTTAACACAAGATAACTTTTTGGGCACAGGTAATGATGTTGGGATTAGCTTCACCACCAACGATTATCAGCAAAACATCACTTTGAGTTACACCGACCCTTATTGGACACTGGATGGCGTCAGCCTCGGCGGTAAGATTTTCTACAACAAATACGAATCGTCAGAAGATGGCATCGTCGATTACACCAACGAGAGTTACGGCACCAGTTTAACTTGGGGTTTCCCGGTTGATGAGCTAAACCGTTTGGATTTTGGTGTTGGTTACAAGCACAACAAGATCGGCAACTTGACGCCTTACATTCAAATTGAAAAGTTCTTAGCGGCCCAAGCGAGTAACATTGACTCCAATGGTACCCTCAATACCGATGACTTTACTTTGACTTTAGGCTGGACGCGCAACAACTTAAATCGCGGCTATTTCCCGACGGCGGGTAATTATCAAAAAGCGTCAGCGCGTGTGTCGGTCCCTGGTTCTGACGTCGAATACTTTAAGTTGCAATACGACGTCAAACAGTATTTCCCATTGACGCAAAAACAAGACTACACTCTATTGCTACGCGGGCGTTTGGGGTACGGCAACGGTTACGGATCCAACGGCGACAACGATAACCTATTTCCGTTCTATGAAAACTTTTACGCAGGTGGCTTTAGTACTTTACGCGGATTTTCGTCCAACACTGCGGGCCCGAAAGCCGTGTACCACGATACGTCCTCATCGAATAACGGTGATTACGAAGCCACCGATGATTCAGTTGGTGGCAATGCAACGGCGCTGGCAAGTGCTGAAATCTTCTTCCCGACGCCTTTTGTGTCAGAAGAAGCGCAAAGCCAAGTTCGAACCAGTGTCTTTTACGACATGGCCAGTGTTTGGGATACCGAATTTGACGTCGACAGTGTCGATTACGGTACCAAATATTATTACGACTACTCTGATCCCACCAAGTACCGCTCGTCTGTTGGCGTAGCGTTACAATGGGTATCGCCTATGGGGCCATTAGTCTTCTCGTTGGCAAAACCAATTAAGTCGTATGCCGGTGATGACGAGGAGTTCTTTAGTTTTACCATAGGCCAAACTTTCTAA
- a CDS encoding OmpH family outer membrane protein → MQKMIKVATLSLVILGSSVAATAANAAQKIGYINTAQVFQSLPQREAIVKQMQADFKDKAAELQSIKKKAEGKIDKLKRDGELMSNDEKDQLRLDISQLQNEYKLKGQALEKASARREAEEKQKLFHVIQDATDKVAKQKGFDLIIDAQAVRFAKPELDISKDVIKAVK, encoded by the coding sequence TTGCAAAAAATGATCAAAGTCGCAACGCTTAGCTTAGTCATTCTCGGTTCGTCTGTCGCCGCTACGGCAGCGAATGCAGCACAAAAAATCGGCTATATTAATACGGCGCAAGTTTTTCAATCCCTTCCTCAACGCGAAGCGATCGTCAAACAAATGCAGGCAGACTTTAAAGACAAAGCCGCAGAACTGCAGTCCATCAAGAAAAAGGCGGAAGGCAAAATTGACAAGCTAAAGCGCGATGGCGAATTGATGAGCAATGATGAAAAAGATCAGCTCCGCCTCGATATTAGCCAACTTCAAAACGAGTACAAACTCAAAGGGCAAGCACTTGAAAAAGCCAGTGCTCGTCGCGAAGCAGAAGAAAAGCAAAAACTTTTCCACGTTATCCAAGATGCAACGGACAAAGTAGCGAAACAAAAGGGATTCGATCTGATCATTGATGCCCAGGCCGTTCGCTTTGCTAAACCTGAACTCGATATTTCCAAAGACGTTATCAAAGCAGTGAAGTAA
- the lpxD gene encoding UDP-3-O-(3-hydroxymyristoyl)glucosamine N-acyltransferase: MKSITLSELATLTQGELVGSADVVVHRVAPMDKAQQGDVTFLSNPKYAKHLADCQASVVMVKAEQKEAFAGNVLVVADPYIAFAKVAQALDTTPSAAQSIAPSAVIDDSAVLGEGVCVGANAVIEAGAVLGDNVVIGAGCFIGKQASIGANTQLWANVSIYHQVQIGSDCLVQANTVIGSDGFGYANEKGEWLKIPQLGTVRIGNRVEIGACTTIDRGALDDTVIEDNVILDNQMQIAHNVHIGYGTAMAGGTIVAGSTKIGRYCIIGGASVLNGHIEIADGVTITGMGMVMRSISEKGVYSSGIPLQTNKEWRKTATRVQRIDEMNKRLKALEKQLGEQ; the protein is encoded by the coding sequence ATGAAATCAATCACATTGTCAGAACTTGCAACCCTGACTCAAGGGGAGTTGGTCGGAAGCGCGGATGTTGTTGTTCATCGCGTTGCACCTATGGACAAAGCGCAGCAAGGTGATGTGACATTCTTGTCTAATCCCAAGTACGCCAAACACCTCGCCGATTGCCAAGCCAGTGTGGTGATGGTCAAAGCCGAGCAAAAAGAGGCTTTTGCTGGCAACGTATTGGTGGTGGCAGACCCGTATATCGCTTTTGCCAAGGTCGCTCAGGCGCTCGATACGACGCCTTCTGCGGCGCAGTCTATTGCCCCAAGTGCTGTGATTGATGATTCAGCCGTGTTAGGCGAAGGCGTTTGTGTTGGTGCCAATGCCGTGATTGAAGCTGGTGCTGTACTTGGTGACAATGTGGTGATTGGGGCGGGCTGTTTTATCGGTAAGCAGGCCAGTATAGGGGCGAATACGCAGTTGTGGGCTAATGTGAGTATCTATCACCAAGTGCAGATCGGCAGTGATTGTTTGGTTCAGGCCAATACGGTTATCGGCTCCGACGGCTTTGGTTATGCCAATGAAAAAGGTGAGTGGCTCAAAATCCCTCAGCTTGGCACGGTTCGCATTGGCAACCGCGTTGAAATCGGAGCCTGTACAACCATCGACCGCGGTGCTTTGGATGACACAGTTATCGAAGACAACGTTATTCTCGATAACCAAATGCAAATCGCGCACAATGTTCACATCGGTTATGGCACCGCGATGGCGGGTGGCACCATTGTTGCTGGTAGCACCAAGATCGGCCGCTATTGTATTATCGGCGGGGCGTCGGTACTCAATGGGCATATTGAGATCGCCGATGGTGTGACCATTACGGGTATGGGGATGGTGATGCGCAGTATTAGTGAAAAAGGCGTTTATTCATCGGGTATCCCATTGCAAACCAACAAAGAATGGCGCAAGACCGCAACCAGGGTCCAGCGAATCGATGAGATGAATAAGCGTCTCAAAGCATTGGAAAAACAGTTGGGTGAGCAATAA
- the fabZ gene encoding 3-hydroxyacyl-ACP dehydratase FabZ, producing MTTETKTMDITEIRELLPHRYPFLMIDRVIDFQEESYLHAIKNVSVNEPQFTGHFPQLPVFPGVMILEAMAQATGLLAFKSFGAPSENELYYFASVDGAKFRKPVVPGDQLVIEVQFIKERRGIAAFSGVAKVDGEVVCSAELKCARREF from the coding sequence TTGACTACTGAAACTAAAACGATGGACATCACTGAAATTCGTGAGTTGCTTCCACATCGCTACCCATTTTTGATGATCGATCGCGTGATTGATTTTCAAGAAGAGTCATATTTACATGCAATTAAAAATGTCTCAGTGAACGAGCCACAGTTTACCGGTCACTTTCCACAATTGCCGGTTTTTCCTGGTGTCATGATTCTTGAAGCGATGGCGCAAGCAACCGGGTTGTTGGCTTTTAAATCGTTTGGCGCGCCAAGTGAAAATGAGCTTTATTATTTCGCTAGTGTCGATGGCGCTAAATTTCGCAAACCGGTTGTACCGGGTGACCAGCTTGTCATCGAAGTGCAATTTATCAAAGAGCGTCGCGGTATTGCCGCCTTTAGTGGGGTGGCAAAAGTCGACGGTGAAGTCGTGTGCTCCGCTGAACTGAAATGTGCCCGCAGAGAGTTTTAA
- the lpxA gene encoding acyl-ACP--UDP-N-acetylglucosamine O-acyltransferase encodes MIDSSAQIHPSAVVEEGAVIGAGVKIGPFCYVDSQVEIGANTELMSHVVVKGPTKIGQDNKIYQFASIGEACQDLKYAGEPTQLIIGDRNTIRESVTMHRGTTQDRGITQVGSDNLFMINAHVAHDCIVGDKCIFANNATLAGHVKVGNQAIVGGMSAIHQFCQIGDHCMLGGGSIVVQDVPPYVMAQGNHCAPFGINIEGLKRRGFEKAEIHAIRRAYKSLYRNGLTLEQAKEAIKDEVKDFPALAIFIDFLDNSTRGIIR; translated from the coding sequence ATGATTGATAGCAGTGCTCAAATCCACCCGTCGGCGGTTGTCGAAGAGGGCGCCGTCATTGGTGCTGGGGTAAAAATTGGTCCTTTTTGTTACGTAGACAGCCAAGTTGAAATCGGTGCTAACACCGAGTTGATGTCTCATGTTGTGGTCAAGGGCCCAACGAAAATTGGTCAAGACAACAAGATTTATCAATTTGCTTCGATTGGCGAAGCTTGCCAAGACTTAAAATACGCGGGCGAGCCGACGCAGCTGATCATTGGCGATCGCAATACCATTCGCGAGAGTGTGACCATGCATCGCGGTACGACACAAGACCGTGGTATTACTCAAGTTGGCAGCGACAACTTATTTATGATCAACGCGCACGTCGCGCACGATTGTATTGTCGGCGATAAGTGTATTTTTGCCAACAATGCTACGCTAGCAGGGCATGTTAAGGTTGGTAACCAAGCCATTGTCGGTGGTATGTCGGCCATTCATCAATTTTGCCAAATTGGTGATCACTGTATGCTCGGAGGGGGCTCTATTGTCGTTCAGGACGTGCCGCCTTATGTGATGGCACAGGGTAACCACTGTGCGCCTTTCGGGATTAATATCGAAGGGCTCAAGCGTCGCGGCTTTGAAAAGGCTGAGATCCATGCCATCCGACGTGCGTACAAGTCCTTGTATCGCAATGGTTTGACTCTGGAACAAGCCAAAGAAGCTATCAAAGACGAAGTGAAAGACTTCCCTGCGCTAGCTATCTTTATCGACTTTCTTGACAATTCAACTCGTGGCATTATTCGCTAA
- the lpxB gene encoding lipid-A-disaccharide synthase: MSRPIRIGIVAGELSGDTLGEGLINAIKMQHPDAEFVGIGGPKMMAAGCQSLFDLEELSVMGLVEVLGRLPRLLKVKAELVRFFLSNPPDVFIGVDAPDFNLRLELDLKKAGIKTVHYVSPSVWAWRQNRIHGIDAATDLVLAFLPFEKAFYDKHHVACEFVGHTLADSLPLEPDQATARKKLGLDSKGQWLAVLPGSRGAEVEKIAPPFIQACQRLKQQFPQLNFIVALVNEKRRQQFEQLWQDLAPELNFVLVNDTARDVIEASDAVMLASGTVALECMLLKRPMVVGYKVNALTAWLAKRLLKTRFVSLPNILADRALVEELLQDDCQPERLCQAMVPLLNGEGQPMVEAFYQMHQWIRKGADQQAAKAVLSLIEKEHEYETTI, translated from the coding sequence ATGAGCAGACCTATTCGCATTGGTATTGTCGCCGGTGAATTGTCCGGTGATACATTAGGTGAGGGCTTGATCAACGCCATTAAAATGCAACATCCCGATGCAGAGTTTGTCGGTATTGGCGGTCCTAAAATGATGGCGGCAGGGTGCCAATCTCTGTTTGATCTCGAAGAGTTATCCGTTATGGGCTTGGTCGAAGTCCTGGGGCGGTTACCTAGGTTGCTCAAAGTCAAGGCTGAACTGGTGCGTTTTTTTCTGTCCAATCCACCGGATGTTTTTATCGGTGTTGATGCCCCTGACTTTAATTTGCGCTTGGAGTTGGATCTTAAAAAAGCCGGTATAAAAACCGTTCACTACGTCAGCCCTTCGGTTTGGGCGTGGCGGCAAAATCGGATTCACGGTATCGATGCGGCGACCGATTTGGTGTTGGCATTTCTGCCGTTTGAAAAAGCGTTCTACGACAAACACCATGTCGCGTGTGAGTTCGTCGGTCATACCTTAGCCGACAGCTTGCCTCTAGAGCCCGATCAGGCGACAGCCAGAAAAAAACTTGGCTTAGACTCGAAAGGCCAATGGTTAGCGGTACTGCCTGGTAGTCGCGGCGCAGAAGTTGAAAAAATCGCTCCGCCTTTTATTCAGGCTTGTCAGCGGTTGAAACAACAATTCCCGCAGCTCAATTTTATCGTCGCATTGGTCAATGAGAAGCGCCGCCAACAATTTGAGCAGCTTTGGCAAGATTTGGCGCCAGAATTGAATTTTGTGCTTGTCAATGATACCGCAAGAGACGTGATTGAAGCGTCTGACGCCGTGATGTTGGCATCGGGTACCGTGGCATTGGAATGCATGCTACTCAAACGCCCAATGGTTGTCGGTTACAAAGTCAACGCATTGACGGCGTGGTTAGCAAAGCGATTATTAAAAACGCGTTTTGTTTCCTTGCCTAATATACTGGCCGATCGCGCTTTAGTCGAAGAACTGTTGCAAGACGATTGTCAGCCAGAGCGCCTTTGTCAAGCGATGGTGCCTTTGCTCAATGGTGAAGGGCAGCCAATGGTTGAGGCGTTTTACCAAATGCATCAATGGATTCGAAAAGGCGCAGATCAACAAGCTGCCAAAGCGGTGTTGTCGCTGATTGAAAAAGAACATGAATATGAAACAACAATTTGA
- the rnhB gene encoding ribonuclease HII — translation MKQQFEPFVYPEGYALFAGVDEVGRGPLVGDVVTAAVILDPNKPIEGLSDSKVLSEKKRLALFPQIQDNALAWSVGRCSPQEIDQMNILQATMTAMQRAVAGLNISPDYVLVDGNRTPSLACPAQAVVKGDLRVAEISAASILAKVIRDQDMIELDKRYPQFGFAQHKGYPTKAHFAAIEAHGVIDQYRRSFKPVKRILGLD, via the coding sequence ATGAAACAACAATTTGAACCTTTTGTTTACCCCGAGGGCTACGCGCTTTTCGCTGGGGTTGACGAAGTTGGCCGCGGCCCTTTAGTCGGCGATGTCGTGACGGCGGCGGTGATTTTGGATCCGAATAAACCGATTGAGGGATTGAGCGACTCAAAAGTGTTATCAGAAAAAAAGCGCTTGGCCTTATTTCCACAGATACAAGACAACGCCTTGGCTTGGTCAGTAGGTCGCTGTAGCCCACAGGAAATCGATCAAATGAACATTTTGCAAGCGACAATGACGGCGATGCAACGCGCAGTGGCAGGCCTTAACATTTCGCCAGACTACGTTTTGGTTGATGGCAATCGCACCCCGTCGCTAGCGTGCCCGGCACAAGCGGTTGTCAAAGGTGACTTACGCGTCGCCGAGATCAGCGCTGCCTCTATTCTCGCTAAGGTGATCCGCGATCAAGATATGATAGAGTTAGACAAACGCTACCCACAATTTGGTTTTGCCCAGCACAAAGGTTACCCAACCAAAGCGCATTTTGCGGCAATAGAAGCACACGGTGTGATCGATCAATACCGGCGCAGCTTTAAGCCGGTTAAGCGCATATTGGGCTTGGATTAG